From the genome of Hymenobacter cellulosilyticus, one region includes:
- a CDS encoding CBASS cGAMP-activated phospholipase, which produces MDSAPPSLNQPFRILSLDGGGIRGLYTARFLADLESQLQRDGQEHTSLYQHFDLICGTSTGGIIALALALGMPARELVHLYSHHAKDIFGAGRNLVSWLGTARYSNKKLEALLKEKFAPYSPDGNTRLGHARTRVCIPVFNAVSGKVSVYKTCHHKDFIRDYQMPAYQVGMSTAAAPTYFDPYSPRYLADVTGEEVIISHNVDGGIFANNPALIGLTEAHGCLAVPWANIRLLSIGTGRQAFTERPEQRRWGLLYWANKMRILDMILHAQADHTDSVCQVLSRGAGREAPQAFLYERVQFDFLNKQEYVDLDTTSPAKLTALQERASNQFRERGRRIIDNFCAEPTAAFAPCRSLSQPTLIAA; this is translated from the coding sequence ATGGATTCTGCCCCTCCTTCGCTGAACCAGCCTTTCCGCATTCTGTCCCTTGATGGTGGAGGAATCCGTGGCCTTTATACCGCTCGATTCCTAGCCGACCTAGAATCGCAACTGCAACGAGATGGCCAAGAACACACTTCTCTCTATCAGCACTTCGACTTAATCTGTGGTACCTCTACCGGCGGCATTATCGCTTTGGCGCTGGCATTAGGCATGCCGGCTCGGGAACTCGTGCACCTGTACTCGCACCACGCCAAGGACATTTTCGGTGCTGGCCGGAATCTTGTTTCCTGGCTAGGTACAGCTCGGTACTCCAATAAGAAACTGGAGGCGCTGCTGAAGGAAAAGTTTGCCCCCTACTCTCCAGATGGAAACACCCGACTGGGACACGCCCGCACACGGGTTTGCATTCCGGTGTTCAACGCTGTGTCGGGCAAAGTGAGCGTGTACAAAACATGTCACCACAAAGACTTCATCCGTGACTACCAGATGCCAGCTTATCAAGTTGGCATGTCTACGGCCGCTGCCCCCACCTATTTCGACCCCTATAGCCCGCGTTACCTCGCCGATGTAACGGGAGAAGAGGTTATAATTAGCCACAACGTAGATGGCGGCATTTTCGCCAACAACCCCGCCCTTATCGGCCTGACCGAGGCCCATGGCTGCTTGGCTGTGCCGTGGGCCAATATTCGACTGCTCTCCATCGGCACCGGACGGCAGGCCTTCACGGAGCGCCCCGAGCAGCGGCGGTGGGGTCTGCTTTACTGGGCCAACAAAATGCGTATCCTGGACATGATACTTCATGCTCAGGCCGACCACACCGATAGCGTCTGCCAGGTGCTTAGCCGGGGAGCCGGCCGAGAGGCCCCGCAAGCTTTTTTGTACGAGCGGGTTCAGTTCGACTTTCTCAATAAACAGGAATACGTCGATCTGGACACCACTTCCCCAGCAAAGCTCACGGCTTTGCAGGAGCGGGCCAGCAACCAGTTCCGCGAACGGGGCCGTCGCATTATTGATAATTTCTGTGCTGAGCCAACAGCTGCGTTTGCTCCCTGCCGCTCACTGAGCCAGCCCACACTAATAGCTGCTTAA
- a CDS encoding helix-turn-helix domain-containing protein translates to MSVQLDTDKLAAMVKSKRAGRGLRAVAQEIGEVSASTLSRIEQGSVPDVNTFLQLCKWLNVPTDTFTITDEATETKESAAAGSDKIVAHLRADRVLPKATAQALIEMIQLAYRQVSQEAHGH, encoded by the coding sequence ATGAGCGTACAACTTGACACTGACAAACTTGCCGCGATGGTGAAATCCAAGCGAGCGGGTCGCGGGCTACGAGCAGTAGCCCAGGAGATAGGCGAAGTCAGCGCCTCCACTCTCTCCCGAATTGAGCAAGGCTCCGTTCCAGACGTGAATACCTTCTTGCAGCTCTGCAAATGGCTGAACGTCCCTACCGATACTTTTACCATTACCGACGAAGCCACAGAAACCAAAGAATCAGCGGCTGCCGGAAGTGATAAAATTGTAGCCCACTTACGGGCCGACCGCGTTTTGCCAAAGGCTACGGCACAAGCGCTGATAGAAATGATACAACTTGCCTATCGGCAGGTGAGCCAAGAAGCCCACGGGCACTAA
- a CDS encoding ImmA/IrrE family metallo-endopeptidase, translating to MVAKSKLPHGFAAKAERKAESLRHELGLRSHEPLCAFRLCEHLRIKVVVVQEMDGLSLESLSVLCHPSGKHWSALTMPFHPSQQSSHLIVHNGVHPPARQQSNVMHEVAHILCGHKLSAVDTGKNLPDYMRLYPEEQELEADCLGWTLLLPRAALLFALSRGWDNAKIMEHYQASAQMVQLRINRTGVKRQLAYLRP from the coding sequence GTGGTCGCCAAGTCCAAACTCCCCCACGGTTTCGCTGCAAAAGCAGAGCGAAAAGCAGAATCCTTGCGCCACGAACTTGGATTACGGTCGCATGAGCCATTGTGTGCCTTTCGTCTCTGCGAACACTTGCGCATAAAAGTCGTCGTGGTTCAAGAGATGGATGGCCTTTCCCTGGAGAGTCTTTCGGTACTGTGCCACCCCAGCGGAAAGCATTGGTCGGCCCTTACCATGCCGTTTCACCCATCCCAGCAATCCTCACACCTTATTGTCCACAACGGGGTGCATCCGCCGGCACGCCAGCAAAGCAATGTTATGCACGAGGTTGCGCACATTCTTTGCGGTCACAAGTTATCCGCTGTCGATACCGGCAAGAACTTACCCGATTACATGCGGCTCTACCCAGAAGAGCAAGAATTAGAAGCCGACTGCTTAGGGTGGACGCTATTGTTACCGCGGGCAGCGTTGCTGTTTGCGCTGAGCAGGGGTTGGGACAATGCCAAAATTATGGAGCACTATCAGGCCAGTGCTCAAATGGTACAGCTCCGCATCAACAGAACAGGTGTAAAACGCCAATTAGCTTACCTGCGGCCTTAA
- a CDS encoding helix-turn-helix domain-containing protein translates to MKNPAGLIVFGLHVRRLREQRQLSQQALADMADVSKLTIQRLELAKFSVTLDILISLTRAFEIPLQELMNCPGIEEVDELKNG, encoded by the coding sequence GTGAAAAATCCGGCCGGTCTTATAGTTTTTGGGCTTCACGTGCGCCGGCTGCGGGAGCAACGACAACTTAGCCAGCAGGCTCTAGCTGATATGGCTGATGTTTCAAAGCTCACCATCCAACGCCTTGAGTTAGCCAAGTTCTCGGTGACTCTTGACATCCTCATTTCCCTCACGCGTGCATTTGAAATTCCTCTACAGGAATTAATGAACTGTCCCGGAATTGAGGAAGTAGATGAGCTTAAAAACGGCTAG
- a CDS encoding DUF4158 domain-containing protein, whose amino-acid sequence MGESTPPSDTSTVPAPCASSFHLVRRQARAVAGPAKFIRQCTLSETNLALIHQHQVAANHLDVAVQLYYLRHQGLVLGLKQKPAHYLSELVACQP is encoded by the coding sequence ATAGGTGAATCGACACCTCCATCAGATACCTCTACCGTACCTGCGCCCTGTGCCTCGTCGTTTCACCTTGTCCGCCGCCAAGCGAGAGCAGTAGCTGGCCCTGCCAAGTTCATCCGCCAATGCACACTCAGCGAAACCAACCTGGCATTGATTCACCAGCACCAAGTCGCAGCCAATCATTTGGACGTCGCCGTCCAGCTTTACTACCTGCGGCATCAGGGCCTAGTGCTGGGTCTTAAGCAGAAACCCGCTCATTACCTGTCAGAGCTTGTCGCCTGCCAACCTTAG
- a CDS encoding PAS domain-containing sensor histidine kinase yields MASSPSIPASSGSEKKQVQALQQKNTRLRQQKTAAEEQQVEQQRYERSQERFRTVFENSPMGQKIIDPDLRIRQANQALATMLGLKNPKKVEGRRIIEFAHPDFVQDWATLQEQLWAHKKPWFALETCLVRVDKSSFWCRVTSVLFPDEEGELGYTSLEDITERKEMELANQKLYDTQETMLHLAAHDLKNPIVHIRMVMHLLRTHAGVRGIEPETDRLDVEKLLGVVEQACGTADALLRDVLFLGQLEADRSRKHRTDLGALLDKRLQAFRLAAQEKEIHLHLELPKTPIHANIHADKFGRILDNLLSNALNFTFAGGTIRVALRQLKNSIRLVVKDTGLGIPEALQPHVFDKFSKAARPGLYGDTTTGLGLFITKQIVEKHQGKIWLESREKEGTTFFIELP; encoded by the coding sequence ATGGCTTCCTCCCCGTCCATTCCAGCGTCGTCCGGCTCCGAAAAGAAGCAAGTCCAAGCCCTACAGCAGAAAAACACCCGCCTACGGCAACAGAAGACGGCCGCCGAAGAGCAACAAGTAGAGCAGCAGCGTTACGAGCGCAGCCAGGAGCGGTTTCGGACGGTGTTCGAGAACTCGCCGATGGGCCAGAAAATCATTGACCCGGACCTGCGTATCCGCCAGGCCAACCAGGCGCTGGCTACCATGCTGGGCCTGAAAAACCCGAAGAAAGTGGAAGGGCGCAGAATCATTGAATTTGCCCACCCCGACTTTGTCCAGGATTGGGCAACGTTACAGGAGCAGCTCTGGGCGCATAAAAAGCCCTGGTTTGCGCTGGAAACCTGCCTAGTGCGCGTGGATAAATCCTCGTTTTGGTGCCGGGTCACCTCGGTGCTCTTCCCCGATGAAGAAGGCGAGCTGGGCTACACCTCCTTGGAAGACATCACCGAGCGCAAGGAAATGGAACTGGCTAACCAGAAGTTGTACGACACGCAGGAAACGATGCTGCATCTGGCGGCCCATGACCTGAAAAACCCTATTGTGCACATCCGCATGGTGATGCATCTACTACGGACCCACGCCGGCGTGCGCGGCATCGAACCGGAAACAGACCGGCTGGATGTGGAGAAGCTATTGGGCGTGGTGGAACAGGCCTGCGGCACAGCCGACGCGCTGCTGCGCGACGTGCTGTTTCTGGGGCAGCTGGAGGCTGACCGCTCTAGAAAGCACCGCACCGACCTGGGGGCTCTGCTCGACAAACGCCTGCAGGCGTTTCGTCTCGCGGCCCAGGAAAAAGAAATCCACCTGCACTTAGAGTTGCCCAAGACCCCCATTCACGCCAACATCCACGCCGACAAGTTTGGGCGCATCCTCGATAACTTGCTTTCTAATGCCCTGAACTTCACGTTTGCCGGGGGCACCATCCGCGTGGCCCTGCGCCAGCTTAAAAACAGTATCCGCCTAGTCGTGAAGGACACGGGACTGGGCATTCCTGAAGCGCTGCAGCCGCATGTGTTCGACAAGTTCAGCAAGGCCGCCCGGCCAGGCCTGTACGGGGACACCACCACGGGCCTGGGCTTGTTCATCACCAAGCAGATTGTGGAAAAGCACCAGGGCAAAATCTGGCTGGAAAGCCGCGAAAAAGAAGGTACCACCTTTTTTATCGAGCTACCCTGA
- a CDS encoding PAS domain-containing sensor histidine kinase produces the protein MLGASDDYLAAALTKREAIVGQYIFDAFPDNPATPEANGMANVRASLETVLATGKPHEMAPQHYDVPDRTQPGRFLERHWLPRHTPVLDATGQVQFIIQSVQDITASRQAELLLRTSQAAEQAAHAVAEQQRQRFHEVLTQMPAYIAVYQGPDHIYQFVNPAYQSLFPHRSFLGRPFREGIPEAVELGVVALFDQVYRTGEPVYLWEMEGWFDFHGNGQPVQVFLNISLHPLRDVQGHIDGVMDFTYDVSEQVRARRQVEELNQELENRVQERTQDAEHSRAVAVEQRNRLLRLFSQAPAEINLFQGPDHIWTLVHPRTQALLAGRLLQGLPRRQALPELPEAQHEPFDRVFRTGQPVHVSETTQRFDNLYPGGEQHDEYYDLTLQPKYDASGHIEGVMSLALNVTERVRARHQAEALQTQVLAAVQEQAQARQALYQVFEQTPAAVALLRSPGHRYEYVNPAYQAFFLDRQLVGLDLAVAAPELVAQGFKVLIDQVYQTGETYFGSEQPFTPPSAIGEPPRPYYFNFTYQAYQEDGAVAGVSIFAFDVTEQVLARQERAAQQQRLEQLFMQAPAAICILAGPALVYELVNPGYQALFPGRRLLGLPLLEAMPEIADHTVYQGFRTVYEQGVTLEAKALLIPIARPVDGQLEDRYFNYIQQARRDAAGQPDGVLVFAFEVTEQVQARQQAQGLAAELTTTNEQLTRTNVDLDNFIYTASHDLKSPISNIEGLLYLLQGELPEQVAQEEKVGPTLARMLESVERFKRTIAHLTDVSKLQKEHTPPSTLVNLANVVEDVRQDLLPQLQAAGATLFIDVSAQPPVQFSEKNLRSIIYNLLSNAVKYRHPSRPPHVEVRAHVHAEQTVLEVHDNGLGIDPAHLPRLFTMFQRFHDHVEGTGIGLYMVKRMVENAGGRIEVQSQLGAGTTFLVHLPHASGRTA, from the coding sequence ATTCTCGGTGCCAGCGACGACTACTTGGCCGCAGCGCTCACCAAGCGGGAGGCCATTGTGGGGCAGTATATCTTCGACGCTTTCCCCGACAACCCCGCGACGCCCGAGGCCAACGGTATGGCCAATGTGCGCGCCTCCCTGGAAACGGTGCTGGCCACCGGCAAGCCGCACGAGATGGCCCCGCAGCACTACGATGTGCCCGACCGAACCCAGCCCGGCCGGTTCCTGGAGCGCCACTGGCTGCCGCGCCATACGCCCGTGCTCGATGCCACCGGGCAGGTGCAGTTCATCATTCAATCTGTCCAGGACATCACCGCCAGCCGCCAGGCCGAACTGCTGCTGCGCACGAGCCAGGCTGCGGAGCAGGCGGCCCACGCCGTGGCCGAACAGCAGCGCCAACGCTTCCACGAGGTGCTCACGCAGATGCCCGCCTACATTGCCGTGTACCAAGGGCCCGACCACATCTACCAATTCGTTAACCCCGCCTATCAGAGCTTGTTTCCCCACCGCTCCTTCCTCGGCCGGCCGTTTCGCGAGGGGATCCCGGAGGCCGTCGAGTTGGGAGTTGTGGCCCTGTTTGACCAGGTGTACCGGACCGGCGAGCCGGTCTACCTCTGGGAAATGGAAGGCTGGTTCGACTTTCACGGCAACGGGCAGCCGGTGCAGGTCTTTCTCAACATCTCCCTGCACCCGTTGCGCGATGTACAGGGCCACATTGATGGGGTCATGGACTTCACCTACGACGTGAGCGAGCAAGTACGCGCCCGCCGCCAGGTCGAGGAGCTCAACCAGGAGCTGGAGAACCGGGTGCAGGAGCGCACCCAGGACGCGGAGCACTCCCGCGCCGTCGCCGTGGAGCAGCGCAACCGCCTGCTGCGCCTCTTCAGCCAGGCCCCGGCCGAGATCAACCTCTTCCAGGGCCCCGACCACATTTGGACCTTGGTGCACCCCCGCACTCAGGCCCTGCTGGCTGGCCGCTTGCTGCAGGGCCTGCCCCGCCGCCAGGCCCTGCCCGAACTGCCCGAAGCGCAGCACGAGCCGTTTGACCGCGTGTTCCGCACCGGCCAACCCGTGCACGTCAGTGAAACCACCCAGCGCTTCGACAACCTCTACCCTGGGGGAGAACAGCACGACGAGTACTACGACCTGACGCTGCAGCCTAAATACGACGCATCTGGGCACATAGAAGGTGTGATGAGCTTGGCCCTCAACGTGACCGAGCGGGTGCGCGCCCGCCACCAGGCCGAGGCTCTGCAGACGCAGGTGCTGGCGGCCGTCCAGGAGCAGGCTCAGGCGCGGCAGGCCCTGTACCAGGTGTTCGAGCAGACCCCGGCAGCGGTGGCCCTGCTGCGCTCCCCCGGCCACCGGTATGAATACGTGAACCCCGCCTACCAGGCCTTTTTCCTCGACCGTCAGTTGGTGGGCCTCGACCTGGCGGTGGCTGCCCCCGAACTGGTAGCCCAGGGCTTTAAGGTGCTGATCGACCAGGTCTACCAGACGGGGGAAACCTACTTTGGCTCCGAGCAGCCCTTCACGCCCCCGTCTGCCATTGGAGAGCCGCCCCGGCCCTACTATTTCAACTTCACCTACCAGGCCTACCAGGAAGATGGCGCCGTGGCTGGCGTGTCCATCTTCGCCTTCGACGTCACCGAGCAGGTGCTGGCCCGGCAGGAGCGGGCGGCACAACAGCAGCGCCTGGAGCAGTTGTTCATGCAGGCACCCGCTGCCATCTGCATCCTGGCCGGCCCTGCGCTGGTGTACGAGCTGGTCAATCCGGGCTACCAGGCCCTGTTTCCTGGCCGCCGGCTGCTGGGCCTTCCTCTGCTCGAGGCCATGCCCGAAATTGCCGACCACACTGTGTACCAGGGCTTTCGAACCGTGTATGAGCAGGGCGTCACACTGGAGGCAAAGGCGCTGCTGATTCCTATTGCCCGCCCCGTCGACGGGCAGCTGGAAGACCGCTACTTCAACTACATCCAGCAGGCCCGCCGCGACGCAGCCGGGCAGCCCGACGGCGTGCTGGTCTTTGCCTTTGAAGTCACCGAACAGGTCCAGGCCCGCCAGCAGGCCCAGGGCCTGGCCGCAGAGCTAACGACGACCAACGAGCAGCTCACCCGTACCAACGTGGACTTGGACAACTTCATCTACACGGCCTCCCACGATTTGAAGTCCCCCATCTCCAACATTGAGGGGTTGCTGTACTTGCTGCAGGGGGAGTTGCCCGAACAGGTGGCCCAGGAGGAGAAGGTCGGCCCTACCTTGGCCCGCATGCTAGAGTCGGTGGAACGCTTCAAGCGCACCATTGCCCACCTGACGGACGTGTCCAAGCTCCAGAAAGAGCACACTCCTCCTTCCACCTTGGTCAACCTGGCCAACGTGGTCGAGGACGTGCGCCAGGACCTGCTACCCCAGCTACAGGCGGCCGGTGCCACGCTGTTCATCGACGTATCGGCGCAGCCGCCCGTGCAGTTTTCCGAGAAGAACCTGCGCAGCATCATCTACAACTTGCTCAGCAACGCCGTCAAATACCGCCACCCCAGCCGCCCGCCGCATGTGGAAGTACGGGCCCATGTGCACGCTGAACAAACCGTGCTCGAAGTGCACGACAATGGGTTGGGCATCGATCCAGCCCACCTGCCGCGCCTGTTCACCATGTTCCAGCGTTTCCACGACCACGTCGAAGGCACCGGCATCGGTCTCTACATGGTCAAGCGCATGGTCGAAAACGCGGGCGGCCGCATCGAAGTACAGTCCCAGCTGGGGGCGGGCACCACCTTTCTCGTCCATCTGCCCCACGCCTCCGGCCGCACCGCGTAA
- a CDS encoding BLUF domain-containing protein — translation MLYTEAQRQRAVAWAVSMTTNTSLAPRRYERHLLENYQRGHLTLDEVLHLLDTSIYQLLYRSQAVGPMAEQHLQQLLEWSRAYNAQHRITGLLLYSEGHFVQVLEGPQEEVRTLYARIQQDVRHQRIVTIGEGPEPVRRFADWSMGFGHVAATDIDVVLQATPIPFPSPDVQEEHIQALLQAFGVPLYSIPSTDSGAAIPAAPLSSDAP, via the coding sequence ATGCTCTACACCGAAGCGCAACGCCAGCGGGCCGTCGCCTGGGCCGTCTCTATGACAACTAATACCTCCTTGGCGCCGCGTCGCTACGAGCGGCACTTGCTGGAAAACTACCAGCGGGGCCACCTCACCTTAGACGAGGTGTTGCACTTACTGGACACGAGCATCTATCAGTTGCTCTACCGTAGCCAAGCCGTTGGGCCAATGGCAGAGCAGCACCTACAGCAGCTACTGGAGTGGAGTCGCGCGTATAACGCCCAGCACCGGATTACGGGTTTGCTCTTATACAGCGAGGGACACTTCGTGCAGGTCCTGGAAGGTCCGCAAGAGGAAGTACGCACCCTCTACGCGCGCATTCAACAGGACGTCCGCCACCAGCGCATCGTGACCATTGGCGAAGGGCCCGAACCGGTACGGCGCTTTGCGGACTGGTCGATGGGGTTTGGCCACGTAGCAGCTACGGACATCGATGTGGTGCTGCAGGCTACTCCTATTCCGTTTCCCAGCCCCGACGTGCAGGAAGAGCATATACAAGCCCTGCTGCAAGCCTTTGGCGTACCGCTGTATTCTATCCCTTCAACGGACTCCGGAGCCGCTATACCGGCGGCCCCTCTATCATCCGACGCACCGTAG
- a CDS encoding RNA polymerase sigma factor, producing the protein MPVSDHELVQRLTNREARAMTVFYQQFGRALHGTVLRVVGNPQSAEDVLQESLLKVWVSIASYDAAKSQLFTWAAAICRNAAIDHLRSARYHLIKRMATLEDTTGRQFIAPTEFNPEHIGVPELLLGLRPEYRQVLDLLYLRGYTQAEAAEELRVPLGTVKTWSMGARQRLSRLAL; encoded by the coding sequence ATGCCCGTATCTGACCACGAACTAGTGCAGCGCTTGACGAATCGGGAGGCGCGGGCCATGACCGTGTTTTACCAGCAATTTGGCCGGGCGCTACACGGCACCGTACTGCGCGTGGTGGGCAACCCGCAGAGTGCCGAAGACGTGTTGCAGGAAAGTCTGCTCAAGGTCTGGGTGTCGATTGCCTCGTACGACGCGGCCAAAAGTCAGCTTTTCACCTGGGCCGCTGCCATTTGCCGCAACGCGGCAATCGACCATCTGCGTAGTGCTCGTTACCATTTGATCAAGCGCATGGCAACCCTGGAAGACACGACGGGCCGGCAATTTATTGCGCCCACGGAATTTAACCCCGAGCACATTGGTGTGCCAGAGCTCCTCCTCGGACTCCGGCCCGAGTATCGGCAGGTCCTGGACCTGCTGTATCTGCGCGGCTACACGCAGGCGGAAGCTGCCGAGGAGTTGCGGGTGCCTTTGGGTACAGTCAAGACTTGGTCCATGGGGGCTCGGCAACGGCTGTCTCGTCTAGCACTTTAA